The DNA window GACGGACTGTGGCTGACGGGCTGTCGCTTCGGCGTCTATACGCGCGGCGTGCGGATGGGGCTGGCGCCGAAGGGGGGGCGCATGACTTTGACAGGAGTGATCCTTTTGGAGAGGGCGCGGAGGCTTTGATGCGGCTGCACCCGTTTGGCCGGAGTTCCGTGTTGGAGGCGAGCGCGCGCCGGCGCATTGAAACTGGCACGGAGGCATCTTTGGCCGATGCTGGACTATTTTGACATGATGCCGGGCGCGGAGGAGAGGATGGCAGGACGACGCGCACTGTCGGCGTGGTGCGGCTGGATACAAACCTGCCCCGCGGCGCAAGTGACGCGTCCGGTGCTGATCAAGGAGGCGATGGCATGATTGTCCTGCACCATGTGCCGCAAAGCCGCTCGATGCGGGTGTTGTGGCTGCTGAACGAGTTGGAAGGCGTCGAGTTTCGCGTGGTGACCTATGCGTTCGACAAGAGCCTGCGCCAGCCCGAGTTCCTGAGCCTGTCGCCGGCGGGGCGCGTGCCCGCGCTGGAGATCGAGGGCGAGCGGATGTTCGAATCGGGCGCGATGATGGAATACCTGTGCGAGAAGTTCCCCGAGCGGGGGATGGGCCGGATGCCCGGCGACATGGACCGGATGGCCTATCTGGTGTGGCTCAATTTCGCGGAAACCATCAGCCAGCACGTGACGATCCTGACCCAGCAGCATATCGTTTTGCGCGAGGATCACATGCGCAGGCCGACGGTGATGCGGCTGGAGGCGGCGCGGCTGCGCAAGTGCTATGGCGCGATCGAGGCGCGGCTGAGCACGCCGGTGGAGAACCGCGACTACCTGCTTACGGGGGGCTATTCGGCCTGCGATATCGCCGTGGGGCAGGCGGTTTACATGGCGCAGCATTTCGCGACGCTGGAGGGGTTTCCCGAGACGGCGAAGTGGTACGAAAGGCTGACCGAGCGGGCGGCCTATCAGGCGGCGCTGCCCGAGGAGAGCGGGTCGCTCATCTATGAACAGGCGTTCTATGCGGCGCCGGAGGAGGATACGGGTGGCTGAACGGGTCGAGATCTTCGAGGTGGGCCCGCGCGACGGGTTGCAGAATGAGGCGCGCGAGATCCCGGTGGCCGAGAAGGTGGCGCTGATCGACTGCCTGAGCTACGCGGGGTTTAGCCGGATCGAGGTGGCGAGTTTCGTCAGCCCCAAATGGGTGCCGCAGATGGCCGGCTCTGCCGAGGTGCTGGCCGGGATCACCCGCGTGCCGGGGGTGAGCTATGCCGCGCTGACGCCCAACATGCGCGGCTTTCAGGACGCGATGGCGGCGGCGGCGAACGAGGTGGCGATTTTCGGGTCTGCCTCGGAAGGGTTTTCCAAGGCCAATATCAACGCCACGATCGAGGAGAGCCTGCAGCGCTTTGCCCCGGTGGCCGAAGCGGCGCGGGAGGTGGGCGTGCCCTTGCGCGGTTACGTCTCTTGCGTGACGGATTGTCCTTATGATGGGCGCGTTGCGCCGGATCAGGCGGCCGAGGTGGCGGGGCGGCTTTTCGAGATGGGCTGCTACGAGGTCAGCTTGGGCGACACGATCGGGCAGGGCACGCCGGAGACCATCGACGCCATGCTGCGGGCGGTGACGCAGGCGGTGCCGGCGGAGAAGCTGGCGGGGCACTACCATGACACCGGAGGCCGGGCGCTCGACAATATCGAGATGTCGCTGGAACACGGGGTGCGCGTGTTCGACGCCGCCGTCGGAGGCCTGGGGGGGTGTCCCTATGCGCCGGGGGCGAAGGGGAACGTGGCCACCGAGAAGGTGCACGACCGGCTGGTGTCGCTGGGATACGACACGGGGCTGGACCGGGACGTGCTGGAACAGGCGGCGGAAATGGCGCGCGCGATGCGGGCCGGGTGACAAGAATTTTTCGAAAATTCTTGTCAAAATTCTTGGAAGAATTTTGGCGCTGGGAGAGGACGGATGTACGAAACTGTGAGGATCGAGCGGGATGCGCGCGGCGTGGCGACGCTTTGGCTGGATCGCGCCGAAAAGCACAATGCACTGTCGGCGCGGATGATCGCGGAGTTGCACGAGGCCGCTTTGGAACTGGGCGCGGACGAGAGTGTGCGCGTGGTTGTGATGGCCGCGACAGGCAAGACATTCTGTGCCGGGGGGGATCTTGGCTGGATGCGCGACCAGTTCGAGGCCGAACCGGAGACGCGTGCCGCGGAGGCGGGCAAGCTGGCCTACATGTTGCAGGCGCTGAACACGCTGCCCAAGCCCTTGATCGCGCGGGTGCATGGCAACGCGTTCGGCGGCGGGCTGGGCATGATCTCGGTCTGCGACGTGGCGGTGGGCGCGGACAGCGTGCAGATGGCGCTGACCGAGACGCGGCTGGGGCTGATCCCGGCCACGATCGGGCCTTATGTTGCAGCGCGGATGGGCGAGGCCAAGGCGCGCCGGGTTTTCATGTCGGGGCGGCGGTTCGATGCCGGCGAAGCGGTTCGACTGGACCTTTTGGCCCGCGCCGTGCCGGGGGACGCGCTGGATCAGGCCATCGAGGAAGAGGTTGCACCCTATCTCGACTGTGCGCCCGAGGCCGTGGCGCAGGCCAAGAGCCTGTTGCGTCGGCTGGGGCCGAAGATCGATGCGGACGTGATCGAGGACACGATCGAGGCGCTCAGCGCCTGTTGGGCGGGCGACGAGGCGCAGGCCGGTATCGCGGCGTTTTTCGACAAGCACACGCCACCTTGGAGACGCGACGGGTAGTCCGGAAAATTTAACGAAAACTCATTCCTTTTCCCGCTTTCTGGGTCCGACGGTCAGAAGGGGTCAGGCATGAGGCGTGTATTGCGGGCAATCGGGGCGATCGAAGGCGCGGCGTTGGCGCTTGGGCTCTTGTGGTTGGTCACGACGACCGCGACGGCGCAGGATGGGCTTTATACCTCGGGCGACGGCAGCCTGCGCACGAACCTGCGCTATTCTGAAAGAATTTTCGACCGCCAGAACGACGTGACCAACAAGGTGGCGCGCATTCTGCGGGCGCGGGCCGAGGGCCAGGTGCCCGAGGGCTCGCTGACTTTCGGCGGGCGGCTGATTGCGACGCAGATTTCCGAACGCACGGACACGCCCGGCAAGTTTCCCATCCTGTCGCGCCTGCCACCCACGCATACCAGCGGCAGGTCCGACAGCTATGGCGTGATCAACGAGATCTCGCTCAGTGCCACGATGGCGTTGCCATGGGTGACGGGCTTTGTGCAGGGCGAGTTCACCGAGGTGGAGTATCCCGGGCAGGACGATGTCCAGCTGCGCAAGTTCATGGTGATTTTCGGGGATTTGACCCGGTCGCCCTTCTATCTCGCTGTGGGTCGCAAGACGTTGAGTTTCGGGAATTTTGCCAGCTATGCGCCGTTCACGCACACCCATTCTAGCCACTATTTCTGGGCGCAGAGCGAGGACCCGGTGATCGAGCTGGGCTACGTGACGGACCGGGCCGAGATGAGCTTTACCCTGATCCCGGCGCATCGCGGGAACAGGGTGATCAGCAGCCCCAGAAACGACGGGGCGCTGTCGAATGTCGCGCTGAACGGATCGCACCGGTTCGAGGTGGCGCCGGAACATGATTTGACGATCGGGGCGGGGTACCTGCGCGGGTCGATCTATGACAGCGCCATCGCGCATCACCCGCCGGGGCGGGGCCTCAACCGGTTCTGGAACGAGCTGTGGGACGTCAACCTGACCTGGAGCGGGCCGCGGTTCGACGTGCAGGCGAGTTTCACGCGCTCGATGCATGACTGGCCCGCGACGGGGCACCACGTGCAGGCGACGACGCTGCAGGCACGGTGGCACCGCGAACTGGCCGGCAACCCGATCACCTGGTCGATTTCCGCCAGCCGGGGCGTGCAGGGAGCCGATGGCGCGGAATGGGAGCGCATGGAGCAGGTGATCCTTGGCTTGGAATACGATGCCGCGCGGCATATCACGCTGGGCGCGGAATACATGTACAACGCGGGTTTCGTGCCGTTGATCCTGCCGACGATCACCGGCGACAGGTCGGTGGAGTCGCATACGCTGATCGCCGGTCTGAAGCTGACGTTCTGAGGCGGGCGTGGCGTGCTGCGGCGCGTTGAAACCCCTGTCGGGCGGGGTGACCGGGCGCAATTCGGCACGCATTGGTGCCGGCAATTCCGGCAAACGGAAATGTCGCGTCAATTTGCCCGGTGCAAGGACAGCGGCATCATTTCGATATACCGTGGTATTCAACGGGTTTAACCTGACCGATGCGGGCGGGAAAACGCGTGCCGCTTGGTTGACCCTGACCCGGGGCAAGGGTAAACCCTGACGAGTACTGTACGCCAATCTTATGCGCGGCCCGCCGGACGGTAAGGAAGCGCATGAAAGGAGCCACACGTGGAAGAGATGCTGAGGGAGTACCTCCCTGTTCTCGTTCTTCTGGGTATCGCCATCGGTCTCGGACTGGTCCTGATCCTCGCCGCGGTCGTTCTGGCCGTGCGGCACCCCGACCCGGAAAAGGTCAGTGCCTACGAATGCGGCTTTAACGCCTTCGACGATGCGCGGATGAAGTTCGATGTCCGGTTTTACCTTGTCTCGATCCTGTTCATCATCTTCGATCTGGAGATTGCGATGCTGTTTCCCTGGGCGGTCGCCTTTGCGGATCTCAGCATGACGGCGTTCTGGTCGATGATGGTGTTCCTGGCGGTGCTGACGGCCGGGTTTGCCTATGAATGGCGGAAAGGGGCGATGGAATGGCAGTAGAGGACAAGAGCGCGCACACCACCGATAACGAGATGGTCACCGAGGTGCAGAGCGAGGGGTATCAGTCTCCGCGGATCAAGACCGGTCCGTCGAGCCAGGTGCCGCTGGAGGCTTATGCCGACGATTACCAGCGCGATACTGCCACGCAGGCCCTGAACCGGGAGTTGCAGGACAAGGGGTTCCTTGTCACTTCGACCGAGGACATCATCAACTGGGCGCGTACCGGCAGCCTGCACTGGATGACCTTCGGCCTCGCGTGCTGTGCGGTGGAGATGATGCACACTTCGATGCCGCGCTATGACCTGGAGCGGTTCGGCACGGCGCCGCGGGCCAGCCCGCGCCAGTCGGACCTGATGATCGTGGCCGGCACGCTGACCAACAAGATGGCGCCGGCGCTGCGCAAGGTCTACGACCAGATGCCCGAGCCGCGCTATGTGATCAGCATGGGCTCCTGCGCCAATGGTGGCGGCTATTACCACTACAGCTATTCGGTAGTGCGCGGCTGTGACCGGATCGTGCCGGTGGATGTCTATGTGCCCGGCTGCCCGCCCACGGCGGAGGCGCTGGTCTACGGGATCATGCAGCTGCAACGGAAAATCCGCAGAACGGGGACGATCGTGCGCTGAGGCGCCTTTGGGGGATGCAAGATGACTGAAGCGCTGACCGAACTTGGAACCCATATCGAAAGCCGTCGGCCCGATTGCGTGGCCGGATGGTCGGTGGATCATGGCGAGCTGAACGTGACCGTGGCCTTGAGCAGCATCAAGGGGCTGGTGGAGTTCCTGAAGACCGACCCGAACTGCCGTTTCTCGACCCTGGTGGACATCACGGCGGTGGATTACCCGGACCGGCCCAAGCGGTTCGACGTGGTCTACCATTTCCTGAGCATGTACCAGAA is part of the Roseovarius sp. THAF9 genome and encodes:
- a CDS encoding glutathione S-transferase family protein; this translates as MIVLHHVPQSRSMRVLWLLNELEGVEFRVVTYAFDKSLRQPEFLSLSPAGRVPALEIEGERMFESGAMMEYLCEKFPERGMGRMPGDMDRMAYLVWLNFAETISQHVTILTQQHIVLREDHMRRPTVMRLEAARLRKCYGAIEARLSTPVENRDYLLTGGYSACDIAVGQAVYMAQHFATLEGFPETAKWYERLTERAAYQAALPEESGSLIYEQAFYAAPEEDTGG
- a CDS encoding NADH-quinone oxidoreductase subunit B family protein, translating into MAVEDKSAHTTDNEMVTEVQSEGYQSPRIKTGPSSQVPLEAYADDYQRDTATQALNRELQDKGFLVTSTEDIINWARTGSLHWMTFGLACCAVEMMHTSMPRYDLERFGTAPRASPRQSDLMIVAGTLTNKMAPALRKVYDQMPEPRYVISMGSCANGGGYYHYSYSVVRGCDRIVPVDVYVPGCPPTAEALVYGIMQLQRKIRRTGTIVR
- a CDS encoding crotonase/enoyl-CoA hydratase family protein, which encodes MYETVRIERDARGVATLWLDRAEKHNALSARMIAELHEAALELGADESVRVVVMAATGKTFCAGGDLGWMRDQFEAEPETRAAEAGKLAYMLQALNTLPKPLIARVHGNAFGGGLGMISVCDVAVGADSVQMALTETRLGLIPATIGPYVAARMGEAKARRVFMSGRRFDAGEAVRLDLLARAVPGDALDQAIEEEVAPYLDCAPEAVAQAKSLLRRLGPKIDADVIEDTIEALSACWAGDEAQAGIAAFFDKHTPPWRRDG
- a CDS encoding hydroxymethylglutaryl-CoA lyase, with amino-acid sequence MAERVEIFEVGPRDGLQNEAREIPVAEKVALIDCLSYAGFSRIEVASFVSPKWVPQMAGSAEVLAGITRVPGVSYAALTPNMRGFQDAMAAAANEVAIFGSASEGFSKANINATIEESLQRFAPVAEAAREVGVPLRGYVSCVTDCPYDGRVAPDQAAEVAGRLFEMGCYEVSLGDTIGQGTPETIDAMLRAVTQAVPAEKLAGHYHDTGGRALDNIEMSLEHGVRVFDAAVGGLGGCPYAPGAKGNVATEKVHDRLVSLGYDTGLDRDVLEQAAEMARAMRAG
- a CDS encoding NADH-quinone oxidoreductase subunit A, which codes for MEEMLREYLPVLVLLGIAIGLGLVLILAAVVLAVRHPDPEKVSAYECGFNAFDDARMKFDVRFYLVSILFIIFDLEIAMLFPWAVAFADLSMTAFWSMMVFLAVLTAGFAYEWRKGAMEWQ